One part of the Herbiconiux aconitum genome encodes these proteins:
- a CDS encoding MFS transporter — translation MSDATTTGGLFSRHYRLVTIGAISLIFVAAFENLAVTTVMPVISAELDGAALYAVAFAAPLAVSVLGMVVAGTWADRAGPRHPLYASVALFVLGLFVAGTATTMEAVVAGRLVHGLGGGAMTVSLYVVVARVYPPALQPRIFGLFAAAWVIPALVGPFIAGVLGETVGWRWVFLGVAVLSVFAAVMVVPAMRSMREPDAAPKPPWSAPRILWSLLLAVAILGLSLSTELDGIAVFALGGVALVVTVIALRPLIPPRTLLGGRGLPTVVLLRMLLAGGYVAAEVYLPYFLTGEFGLSPALAGLALTAAGVAWGVSSWLQGQFSDRLTTRTSLRIGTAGVSLAVGIVLLTAFLGLPAWVAIVGWAVSGAGMGLCYPRLSVLVLEYSAPGNQGFNSSALNIADAVGPAMALSFAGILFQSFDAFPAVFALGLLLTLGALTLSGRTGTPATAEAATGVSSR, via the coding sequence GTGAGCGACGCAACGACGACCGGCGGCCTGTTCTCGAGGCACTACCGGCTGGTCACCATCGGGGCGATCTCGCTGATCTTCGTCGCCGCCTTCGAGAACCTCGCGGTCACCACCGTCATGCCGGTGATCAGCGCCGAACTCGACGGCGCCGCGCTGTACGCCGTCGCCTTCGCGGCTCCGCTCGCCGTGTCGGTGCTCGGGATGGTCGTGGCCGGCACCTGGGCCGACCGGGCGGGCCCTCGGCATCCGCTCTACGCATCCGTCGCCCTGTTCGTGCTGGGGCTGTTCGTCGCGGGCACCGCCACCACCATGGAAGCCGTCGTGGCCGGACGCCTGGTGCACGGTCTCGGCGGAGGGGCCATGACGGTGTCGCTCTACGTCGTCGTGGCCCGCGTGTATCCGCCGGCCCTGCAACCACGCATCTTCGGACTGTTCGCCGCGGCCTGGGTCATCCCGGCACTGGTCGGACCGTTCATCGCCGGCGTGCTCGGAGAGACCGTGGGCTGGCGCTGGGTGTTTCTCGGCGTGGCCGTGCTCTCGGTGTTCGCCGCCGTCATGGTGGTGCCCGCGATGCGGTCGATGCGGGAACCGGATGCCGCCCCCAAGCCTCCCTGGAGCGCTCCGCGCATCCTGTGGTCGCTGCTCTTGGCGGTCGCGATCCTCGGTCTCAGTCTGTCGACGGAGTTGGACGGAATCGCGGTCTTCGCGCTGGGTGGGGTCGCGCTGGTGGTGACAGTGATCGCACTGCGCCCATTGATTCCTCCGCGCACTCTGCTGGGCGGCCGCGGACTTCCGACGGTCGTGCTGTTGCGGATGCTGCTGGCCGGCGGGTACGTCGCGGCCGAGGTCTATCTGCCCTACTTCCTCACCGGCGAGTTCGGACTCAGCCCCGCCCTCGCCGGTCTCGCGCTCACGGCCGCCGGCGTGGCCTGGGGGGTGTCCTCGTGGTTGCAAGGGCAGTTCAGCGACCGGCTGACGACGCGCACGAGTCTGCGCATCGGCACCGCCGGTGTCAGCCTCGCCGTCGGCATCGTGCTCCTCACGGCGTTCCTCGGCCTGCCCGCGTGGGTCGCGATCGTGGGCTGGGCGGTCTCGGGCGCCGGCATGGGGCTGTGCTATCCGCGCCTCTCCGTGCTCGTGCTGGAGTACTCGGCGCCCGGCAACCAGGGATTCAACAGTTCGGCTCTCAACATCGCCGATGCCGTCGGTCCGGCGATGGCGCTCTCGTTCGCCGGCATCCTGTTCCAATCCTTCGACGCCTTTCCGGCTGTCTTCGCGCTGGGCCTGCTGCTCACCCTCGGTGCGCTCACTCTCAGCGGGCGCACCGGAACGCCGGCGACGGCCGAAGCCGCCACCGGCGTTTCCTCGCGGTAG
- a CDS encoding AraC family transcriptional regulator, with amino-acid sequence MLISDGFPNQRMLVLPRPRVRDYLQNAGSAQLVVTDCGYFPRAKHHGQVRKAPIGQLVVLVCVEGRGWCETRAGRFDVSASEAVILPPGEPHSYGADHDDPWTLWWYHVTGSDVDTFARVAGLSSQKPVRPVRNIYHVVSLMTEVVAWMERDSTTPSLLAAAGAAWHALTLFAAERQGAADSADIIEQAADYIRTNLAEQLTVAELAAMSSLSGSHFGALFKRHIGSPVVQYQTMLRMAKARELLDTTQSPVATIAREVGYPDSFYFARQFKKIHGVPPRDYRNQHKG; translated from the coding sequence GTGCTCATCTCCGACGGATTTCCCAACCAGCGCATGCTCGTGCTCCCCCGCCCCCGCGTGCGCGACTATCTGCAGAACGCCGGTTCCGCGCAATTGGTGGTGACGGATTGCGGGTACTTCCCCCGCGCGAAGCACCACGGGCAGGTTCGCAAGGCCCCCATCGGCCAGCTCGTCGTGCTCGTCTGCGTCGAAGGGCGCGGCTGGTGCGAGACCCGGGCCGGACGATTCGACGTCAGCGCCTCCGAGGCGGTGATCCTGCCCCCTGGCGAGCCGCACAGTTACGGAGCGGATCACGACGATCCGTGGACCCTGTGGTGGTACCACGTCACGGGGTCGGATGTCGACACCTTCGCCCGGGTCGCGGGCCTTTCGTCTCAGAAGCCGGTCAGGCCGGTTCGGAACATCTACCATGTCGTCTCCCTGATGACCGAGGTGGTGGCCTGGATGGAACGGGACTCCACCACGCCGAGCCTGCTCGCGGCGGCGGGAGCGGCCTGGCACGCACTCACGCTCTTCGCCGCTGAGCGCCAAGGAGCGGCCGACTCGGCCGACATCATCGAGCAGGCGGCCGACTACATCCGCACGAACCTCGCCGAGCAGCTCACCGTCGCCGAGCTCGCCGCGATGTCGTCGCTCAGCGGATCGCATTTCGGCGCGTTGTTCAAGAGGCACATCGGATCGCCGGTGGTGCAGTACCAGACGATGCTCCGGATGGCGAAGGCCCGCGAACTGCTCGACACGACGCAGAGCCCCGTGGCGACCATCGCGCGGGAGGTCGGCTATCCGGACTCGTTCTACTTCGCGCGCCAGTTCAAGAAGATCCATGGCGTACCGCCGCGCGACTACCGCAATCAGCACAAGGGCTGA
- a CDS encoding ABC transporter substrate-binding protein, with translation MTYRPHRRIAALGAVMATAALMAGCVSTGGAAPADTSGEDTAGNLILQSRFTDAEKGGIEELVENFNALGEGTVELNSIPTSTYNSQLPTYLTGSNPPDVYTWYAGQATRDYADQGLLLDVSDVWDGMGDFPDALRTLSQTDDGTEVFVPTGYYWWGVYYFKSEFEKLGVTPPTTWDEFLAVCDQIQAQGVNPITMGLSDNAWLASAWFDYLDLRINGGDFHLALLNGDESYDSPEVREVFKAFAQTLPYIDPAVLGTTQNQAMSDFAQGKSAMYLLGAWAQPSVPEDQRDDLAFFQFPIIDPDVPIVEEAPTDGFMASAKTTKSTLAKSFLEYVASPEAQAALVKGQQGTALAANPEAEQNLDALAQQGKDMLESASQVTQFYNRDAGDAQQGPADAALTQFIADPEAVDSILAQWQSAAEKVRSAE, from the coding sequence ATGACCTACAGACCACATCGCCGCATCGCCGCTCTCGGGGCCGTCATGGCAACGGCGGCACTCATGGCGGGTTGCGTTTCGACCGGGGGCGCGGCGCCGGCCGACACCTCGGGTGAGGACACCGCCGGCAATCTCATCCTCCAGTCCCGGTTCACCGACGCGGAGAAGGGCGGCATCGAGGAGCTCGTCGAGAACTTCAACGCGCTGGGCGAGGGCACGGTCGAGCTGAACAGCATTCCGACCTCGACCTACAACTCGCAGTTGCCGACGTACCTCACCGGGTCGAACCCACCCGACGTCTACACCTGGTACGCCGGTCAGGCCACCCGCGACTACGCCGACCAGGGCCTCCTGCTCGATGTCTCCGACGTCTGGGACGGGATGGGGGACTTCCCGGATGCGCTGCGCACACTCAGCCAGACCGACGACGGCACCGAGGTGTTCGTGCCGACCGGTTACTACTGGTGGGGCGTCTACTACTTCAAGAGTGAGTTCGAGAAGCTCGGTGTCACTCCGCCCACCACCTGGGACGAGTTTCTCGCCGTGTGCGACCAGATCCAGGCGCAGGGCGTCAACCCGATCACGATGGGCCTGAGCGACAACGCCTGGCTGGCATCGGCCTGGTTCGACTACCTCGACCTGCGGATCAACGGCGGTGACTTCCACCTCGCTCTGCTGAACGGCGACGAGTCGTACGACAGCCCCGAGGTGCGGGAAGTCTTCAAGGCTTTCGCTCAGACCCTGCCGTACATCGACCCGGCGGTGCTCGGCACCACGCAGAACCAGGCGATGAGCGACTTCGCTCAGGGCAAGTCGGCGATGTACCTCCTCGGCGCCTGGGCGCAGCCCTCAGTGCCGGAGGATCAGCGCGACGACCTCGCGTTCTTCCAGTTCCCGATCATCGACCCCGACGTGCCCATCGTCGAGGAGGCGCCGACCGACGGCTTCATGGCCAGCGCCAAGACCACGAAGTCGACACTCGCGAAGAGCTTCCTGGAGTACGTGGCCAGCCCCGAAGCCCAGGCCGCCCTCGTGAAGGGACAGCAGGGCACCGCGCTCGCCGCGAACCCCGAAGCGGAGCAGAACCTCGACGCCCTCGCCCAGCAGGGCAAGGACATGTTGGAATCGGCCTCCCAGGTGACCCAGTTCTACAACCGGGATGCCGGCGACGCCCAGCAGGGTCCGGCCGACGCCGCACTCACGCAGTTCATCGCCGATCCCGAGGCGGTCGACAGCATCCTTGCGCAATGGCAGTCCGCGGCGGAGAAGGTGCGGAGCGCCGAGTGA
- the typA gene encoding translational GTPase TypA: MAHATRDDLRNVAIVAHVDHGKTTLVDAMLTQTNSFDAHFDADDRMMDSNDLEREKGITILAKNTAISYNGKHADGKPITINVIDTPGHADFGGEVERGLSMVDGVVLLVDASEGPLPQTRFVLRKALEAKLPVILLVNKTDRPDARIDEVVGESQDLLLGLASDMADDVPDLDLDAILDVPVVYASGRNGAASLNKPENGTLPDNDDLEPLFGAILEHIPAPTYDDEAPLQAHVTNLDSSPFLGRLALLRVFNGTIKKGQQVAWVKHDGTVTNQRISELLKTVALTRFPTESAGPGDIVAIAGIEEITIGETIADPEDVRPLPAITVDDPAISMTIGTNTSPLVGKVKGHKLTARMVKDRLDRELIGNVSLRVVDIGNPAAWEVQGRGELALAILVENMRREGYELTVGKPQVVTRQVNGKTHEPYEHLTIDAPEEYLGAITQLLAARKGRMDGMSNHGTGWVRMEFIVPSRGLIGFRTEFLTITRGTGIANAISHGYDEWAGAIVTRNNGSIVADRAGVVTPFAIIALQERMTFFVNPTEEVYEGMVIGENSRADDMDVNITKEKKLTNMRQSTADNFESMTPSRQLSLEESLEFAREDECVEVTPETVRIRKVELDQNLRARKTANLKRANNS, translated from the coding sequence ATGGCACATGCCACCCGTGATGACCTGCGTAATGTCGCGATCGTCGCCCACGTCGACCACGGCAAGACGACTCTCGTCGACGCCATGCTCACGCAGACCAACTCCTTTGACGCGCATTTCGATGCCGACGACCGGATGATGGACTCGAACGACCTCGAGCGGGAGAAGGGCATCACGATCCTCGCCAAGAACACGGCGATCTCCTACAACGGCAAGCACGCCGACGGCAAGCCGATCACCATCAACGTGATCGACACCCCGGGCCACGCCGACTTCGGTGGCGAGGTCGAGCGCGGCCTGTCCATGGTCGACGGCGTCGTGCTGCTGGTCGACGCGTCCGAGGGCCCGCTGCCGCAGACCCGCTTCGTGCTCCGCAAGGCGCTCGAGGCGAAGCTGCCCGTCATCCTGCTGGTCAACAAGACCGACCGGCCGGATGCGCGCATCGACGAGGTCGTGGGGGAGTCGCAGGATCTGCTGCTCGGCCTCGCCTCCGACATGGCCGACGACGTGCCCGACCTCGACCTCGACGCCATCCTCGACGTGCCGGTGGTCTACGCCTCCGGCCGTAACGGCGCCGCGAGCCTGAACAAGCCCGAAAACGGCACCCTGCCCGACAACGACGACCTCGAGCCGCTGTTCGGCGCGATCCTGGAGCACATCCCGGCGCCGACCTACGACGACGAGGCGCCCCTCCAGGCGCACGTCACCAACCTCGACTCCTCGCCGTTCCTCGGCCGTCTCGCCCTTCTCCGTGTCTTCAACGGCACGATCAAGAAGGGTCAGCAGGTCGCCTGGGTCAAGCACGACGGCACCGTCACGAACCAGCGCATCAGCGAGCTGCTGAAGACGGTGGCGCTCACCCGCTTCCCGACCGAATCGGCCGGCCCCGGCGACATCGTCGCCATCGCCGGCATCGAGGAGATCACGATCGGCGAGACCATCGCCGACCCCGAGGATGTGCGGCCGCTGCCGGCGATCACCGTCGACGACCCTGCGATCTCGATGACCATCGGCACCAACACCTCGCCGCTGGTCGGCAAGGTCAAGGGCCACAAGCTCACCGCCCGCATGGTGAAGGACCGCCTCGACCGCGAGCTGATCGGTAACGTGTCGCTCCGCGTCGTCGACATCGGAAACCCCGCCGCCTGGGAAGTTCAGGGCCGTGGAGAGCTCGCGCTCGCCATCCTGGTCGAGAACATGCGTCGTGAGGGCTACGAGCTCACCGTCGGCAAGCCCCAGGTGGTCACCCGCCAGGTCAACGGCAAGACGCACGAGCCCTACGAGCACCTCACCATCGATGCGCCCGAGGAGTACCTCGGCGCCATCACGCAGCTGCTCGCCGCCCGCAAGGGCCGGATGGACGGCATGTCCAACCACGGCACCGGCTGGGTGCGCATGGAGTTCATCGTTCCCTCGCGCGGCCTCATCGGCTTCCGCACCGAGTTCCTCACCATCACCCGCGGCACCGGCATCGCGAACGCGATCTCGCACGGTTACGATGAGTGGGCCGGTGCGATCGTCACCCGCAACAACGGTTCGATCGTGGCCGACCGCGCGGGCGTCGTGACGCCCTTCGCCATCATCGCTCTGCAGGAGCGCATGACCTTCTTCGTGAACCCCACCGAAGAGGTCTACGAGGGCATGGTGATCGGCGAGAACTCGCGCGCCGACGACATGGACGTGAACATCACCAAAGAGAAGAAGCTGACCAACATGCGTCAGTCGACGGCCGACAACTTCGAGTCGATGACCCCGTCGCGTCAGCTCTCGCTCGAGGAGAGCCTCGAGTTCGCCCGCGAAGACGAGTGCGTCGAGGTGACGCCGGAGACGGTGCGCATCCGCAAGGTCGAGCTCGACCAGAACCTGCGTGCCCGCAAGACGGCGAACCTGAAGCGCGCCAACAACTCCTGA
- a CDS encoding carbohydrate ABC transporter permease — protein MTVSFAPSSRIEPAVAAPVAAPEPMRRRSRRKAARTVGFHTASILISLAWFAPILLVVVTSFRTFDDVSTNGIASLPHSFSIDTYVQAWNQGGMFQATVNSLIVTIPTVILTLLLASAVAFGLSRFRIPFRRTILLIMLAGNLLPVQMLLIPVTRITQQIGIYDTLGALIVVQTAFGLGFYTFVLYGFMRTVPGELQEAATLDGAGPLRIFVQVILPLTRPALAALGALSFTWIFNDLLWSITLLQTSSRLPITAAVLSLQGQYVSSWSVIAAATVIAAIPSTIVFLLFQRSFVGGLSLGAMK, from the coding sequence ATGACCGTCTCATTCGCACCATCCAGCCGGATCGAGCCGGCGGTGGCCGCGCCGGTCGCCGCCCCGGAGCCGATGCGTCGGCGAAGCCGCCGGAAGGCCGCGCGAACCGTGGGGTTCCACACCGCGTCGATCCTCATCTCGCTGGCCTGGTTCGCGCCGATCCTGCTCGTGGTCGTCACCTCGTTCCGCACCTTCGACGACGTCAGCACCAACGGAATCGCCAGCCTGCCGCACAGCTTCAGCATCGACACCTATGTGCAGGCGTGGAATCAGGGCGGCATGTTCCAGGCCACGGTGAACAGCCTCATCGTGACGATCCCGACCGTCATCCTCACGCTGCTGCTGGCGTCGGCCGTGGCGTTCGGACTCAGCCGGTTCCGCATCCCGTTCCGCCGCACCATCCTCCTGATCATGCTCGCGGGCAACCTGCTGCCGGTGCAGATGCTGCTGATCCCGGTGACCCGTATCACGCAGCAGATCGGTATCTACGACACCCTGGGTGCCCTGATCGTGGTGCAGACGGCGTTCGGTCTCGGCTTCTACACCTTCGTGCTCTACGGCTTCATGCGCACGGTGCCGGGCGAGTTGCAGGAGGCGGCGACGCTGGATGGCGCGGGGCCGCTCCGGATCTTCGTGCAGGTGATCCTGCCGCTGACCCGGCCGGCTCTCGCGGCGCTCGGCGCGCTGTCGTTCACGTGGATCTTCAACGATCTGCTCTGGTCGATCACCCTCCTCCAGACCTCGTCGCGGCTGCCCATCACGGCCGCGGTGCTGTCGCTGCAGGGCCAGTACGTCTCGTCGTGGTCGGTCATCGCGGCGGCCACGGTGATCGCCGCCATCCCGTCGACCATCGTGTTCCTGCTCTTCCAGCGCAGCTTCGTGGGCGGCCTGTCGCTCGGTGCCATGAAGTGA
- a CDS encoding dipeptide ABC transporter ATP-binding protein, which produces MSDRTISPSDDQKPLLQIKDLQVGFQTTEGVVPAVRGVDLTLMPGQTLAIVGESGSGKSTTAHAIINLLPGPGRITGGSIEFDGRELTKYSEKEMEEIRGKLIGFVPQDPMSNLNPVWSIGFQVEETIRANGIASGRKEVRAHAIQVLREAGLSDADKRLKQFPHQFSGGMRQRVLIGIGLSSRPKLLIADEPTSALDVTVQRRILDHLETLTRDIGTAVLFITHDLGLAAERAEQLVVMYKGRIVEAGPSKEILENPLHPYTQRLVAAAPSLASRRIQSATHESATHHLSDLEYAPTKVTEGLDLIAAAEERLEHLPTTKRPDAIVVKDLTKVYKIRGQGKGAAGEVIASDKVNFSVEKGTTTALVGESGSGKSTVARMILRLEDPTSGSIMIDGQDVAPLKGKPLLDLRRRMQPVFQDPYGSLDPLRNIGNTIGEPLDTHKVGDRTSRKERVLELLDQVALPQSLITRYPNELSGGQRQRVAIARALALKPDIVVLDEAVSALDVLVQAQILKLLADLQAELELTYLFITHDLAVVRVIADNVCVMQKGTIVEAASTDDVFDNPQEQYTKELLNAIPGAGITLGV; this is translated from the coding sequence ATGAGCGACCGCACCATCTCACCATCCGACGATCAGAAGCCCCTGCTCCAGATCAAGGACCTCCAGGTCGGCTTCCAGACCACCGAGGGCGTCGTTCCCGCCGTGCGCGGCGTCGACCTCACCCTGATGCCCGGCCAGACCCTCGCCATCGTGGGGGAGTCGGGCTCCGGCAAGTCCACCACCGCGCACGCGATCATCAACCTCCTTCCCGGCCCCGGCCGGATCACCGGCGGTTCGATCGAGTTCGACGGTCGGGAGCTCACGAAGTACTCCGAGAAGGAGATGGAGGAGATCCGCGGCAAGCTGATCGGCTTCGTTCCGCAGGACCCGATGTCGAACCTGAACCCGGTGTGGAGCATCGGCTTCCAGGTCGAGGAGACCATCCGCGCCAACGGCATCGCATCCGGTCGCAAGGAAGTCCGCGCCCACGCCATCCAGGTGCTCCGCGAAGCCGGGCTCTCGGATGCCGACAAGCGGCTGAAGCAGTTCCCGCACCAGTTCTCCGGCGGCATGCGCCAGCGCGTGCTGATCGGCATCGGACTGTCCTCGCGCCCGAAGCTCCTGATCGCCGACGAGCCGACCTCGGCTCTCGACGTGACGGTGCAGCGGCGCATCCTCGACCACCTCGAGACGCTCACCCGCGACATCGGCACCGCCGTGCTGTTCATCACGCACGACCTCGGCCTCGCCGCCGAGCGCGCCGAGCAGCTCGTCGTGATGTACAAGGGCCGCATCGTCGAGGCGGGGCCGTCGAAGGAGATCCTGGAGAACCCGCTGCACCCGTACACGCAGCGCCTGGTGGCCGCGGCTCCGAGCCTGGCTTCGCGGCGCATCCAGTCGGCGACGCACGAGTCGGCGACGCATCACCTGAGCGACCTGGAGTACGCCCCCACGAAGGTGACCGAAGGTCTCGACCTGATCGCCGCCGCTGAGGAGCGTCTCGAGCACCTGCCCACGACGAAGCGTCCTGACGCCATCGTCGTGAAAGACCTCACGAAGGTCTACAAGATCCGTGGCCAGGGCAAGGGCGCGGCCGGTGAGGTCATCGCCTCCGACAAGGTGAACTTCTCGGTGGAGAAGGGCACGACCACAGCTCTCGTGGGGGAGTCGGGTTCGGGCAAGTCCACGGTGGCCCGGATGATCCTGCGCCTCGAAGACCCCACCAGCGGGTCGATCATGATCGACGGGCAAGACGTCGCGCCCCTCAAGGGCAAGCCACTGCTCGATCTGCGGCGGCGCATGCAGCCGGTGTTCCAGGACCCGTACGGCTCACTCGACCCGCTGCGCAACATCGGCAACACCATCGGCGAGCCGCTCGACACGCACAAGGTCGGCGATCGCACCTCGCGCAAGGAGCGCGTGCTCGAGCTGCTCGACCAGGTCGCGTTGCCGCAGTCGCTCATCACGCGTTACCCGAACGAGCTCTCCGGTGGTCAGCGGCAGCGTGTGGCCATCGCCCGTGCGCTCGCGCTGAAGCCCGACATCGTGGTTCTCGATGAGGCGGTCTCGGCTCTCGACGTGCTGGTGCAGGCCCAGATCCTGAAGCTTCTGGCCGATCTGCAGGCCGAACTGGAGCTGACGTATCTGTTCATCACCCACGACCTGGCAGTGGTGCGCGTCATCGCCGACAACGTCTGCGTGATGCAGAAAGGCACCATCGTGGAGGCCGCTTCGACCGATGACGTCTTCGACAACCCTCAGGAGCAATATACTAAGGAGTTGCTGAACGCCATCCCGGGAGCTGGAATCACCCTGGGCGTTTAG
- a CDS encoding ABC transporter permease, with protein MSNNTPTSKHFVAPLEETPLVAIDAVKVGERPSNLWIDAWRDMRRRPMFWISAAIILLVVIVAFFPTLFTQVPPNDNCQLSNSNGAPTAEHILGFTKQGCDVFSRIIHGTSTSLSVGIIVIILTTVLGVLFGMFAGYYGGWVDSVLSRAGDIFFSIPYILAAVVIMSVFSAYRNVFVISLAIGIFAWPATARVLRAEIFRVKNSDYVMAAQALGVSKFRILIRHVLPNSIAPVIVVSTISLGAAIVAEATLSFLGVGLPNTTMSWGNDISQAQTDLRTAPQTLIYPSIALSLTVLSFIMLGEVIRDALDPKARAQR; from the coding sequence ATGTCAAATAACACTCCGACTTCGAAGCACTTCGTCGCGCCCCTCGAGGAGACCCCCCTCGTCGCGATCGACGCGGTCAAGGTGGGCGAACGGCCCAGCAACCTCTGGATCGACGCGTGGCGCGACATGCGCCGCCGGCCGATGTTCTGGATCTCGGCCGCGATCATCCTGCTCGTCGTGATCGTCGCGTTCTTCCCGACCCTGTTCACCCAGGTGCCGCCGAACGACAACTGCCAGCTGTCCAACAGCAACGGCGCCCCGACCGCCGAGCACATCCTCGGCTTCACCAAGCAGGGCTGCGACGTCTTCTCGCGCATCATCCACGGCACCTCGACCTCGCTGTCGGTCGGCATCATCGTGATCATCCTCACCACGGTGCTCGGCGTGCTGTTCGGCATGTTCGCCGGTTACTACGGCGGCTGGGTCGACTCCGTGCTGTCCCGCGCGGGCGACATCTTCTTCTCGATCCCCTACATCCTGGCCGCCGTGGTCATCATGTCGGTGTTCTCGGCCTACCGGAACGTGTTCGTGATCTCACTGGCCATCGGCATCTTCGCCTGGCCGGCGACAGCGCGTGTTCTGAGAGCCGAGATCTTCCGGGTGAAGAACTCCGACTACGTCATGGCCGCTCAGGCGCTCGGCGTCTCGAAGTTCCGCATCCTGATCCGGCACGTGCTGCCGAACTCGATCGCCCCGGTCATCGTCGTCTCGACGATCTCCCTCGGAGCGGCCATCGTGGCCGAGGCGACCCTGTCGTTCCTCGGCGTCGGATTGCCCAACACGACCATGTCGTGGGGCAACGACATCAGCCAGGCGCAGACCGACCTCCGCACCGCGCCGCAGACGCTCATCTATCCGTCCATCGCGCTCTCGCTCACCGTGCTCAGCTTCATCATGCTGGGCGAGGTCATCCGAGACGCTCTCGACCCGAAGGCGAGGGCTCAGCGATGA
- a CDS encoding carbohydrate ABC transporter permease has protein sequence MTTTALPRGRRRVGFPPPVVFVLVLVPFLIEAVGVFWPAIQGISLSFLRWNGIAPAESAGVQNYIDLASDPVFGTALRNTVIWIVLFGGISFLAGLGVALLFQSERRGVGIYRTALFLPIVFSLVVTSLIWSAFFQPSGVLNTALEGFGLGDLTRVWLGDSDTALYAVIVAALWREIGYVMVLFIAGLKGIDPAIMEAARVDGATAWQRFRHITFPQLRSVNLVVLSVLVIDSLRSFDIVWAMTRGGPYHSTELLSTYMFSTAFESRSLGYASAIAVVIFVLALAVIISYLVRALSEEKES, from the coding sequence GTGACGACCACCGCTCTTCCACGCGGCCGGCGGCGGGTTGGATTCCCGCCGCCGGTCGTGTTCGTGCTGGTGCTGGTGCCCTTCCTGATCGAGGCCGTCGGAGTCTTCTGGCCGGCCATCCAGGGCATCAGCCTGTCGTTCCTGCGCTGGAACGGGATCGCGCCGGCCGAATCGGCCGGAGTGCAGAACTACATCGACCTGGCGAGCGACCCGGTCTTCGGAACGGCCCTCCGCAACACGGTGATCTGGATCGTGCTGTTCGGCGGCATCTCCTTCCTGGCCGGCCTCGGAGTGGCTCTGCTCTTCCAATCCGAGCGCCGGGGCGTCGGGATCTACCGCACCGCGCTGTTCCTGCCGATCGTCTTCTCGCTGGTGGTCACCTCGCTCATCTGGAGCGCCTTCTTCCAGCCCAGCGGGGTGCTCAACACCGCGCTCGAGGGTTTCGGGTTGGGTGACCTCACCCGCGTGTGGCTGGGCGACTCCGACACCGCGCTCTATGCGGTGATCGTCGCCGCACTCTGGCGCGAGATCGGTTACGTGATGGTGCTGTTCATCGCGGGGCTGAAGGGCATCGACCCCGCCATCATGGAAGCGGCGAGGGTCGACGGCGCGACCGCCTGGCAGCGCTTCCGGCACATCACTTTTCCGCAATTGCGCAGTGTCAACTTGGTGGTGCTCAGCGTGCTCGTGATCGATTCGCTCCGGTCGTTCGACATCGTCTGGGCCATGACCCGCGGTGGGCCGTACCACTCCACCGAACTGCTCAGCACCTACATGTTCTCCACGGCCTTCGAGAGCCGGTCGCTCGGCTACGCCTCGGCGATCGCGGTGGTCATCTTCGTTCTCGCGCTGGCCGTGATCATCTCGTACCTTGTGCGAGCACTCTCTGAGGAGAAGGAATCATGA